The Morococcus cerebrosus sequence GTTTTTAGTATCACGAGTAACATAATTTTCTACCCAATACCGACGGAATGCCATGGTAAAAACAGGTTTTTCATCACCTACTAACCGCCCATGTCCGGCGGCAGCCTGAATATCATAACGCGGAACAAAGACAAACTCGTCGATATCAACCGGATTACCCAATGTATCATAAGCAACTGCAGTAGAAGACGGAACTTGCACATTAGGGAACGGACTCCCCTCCCCAGTCAACAGCCAGTCAATACTGCAACCTTTCAGTTGTTTGATTTTTTTTAGAGTTTCCGATTTCGGCAAGCCGCCTTCGTTCCAAATCCTACTAAATCCCGCAATGGTCATATCAATGTCTGCGGCAATTTTGGCTTGGCGCGCTTCGTCTTTCCACAAAAACACCAATCTGTCTTTAAATGTATCCATATCGATCCTCAGGCTGAAATGCGCCTCCTACAATGAAGCACTTGTGGGTTTATTTTACCTTAGTTTTATTAAAAATGTAAGAAAAATATTAGTTGAATTAAGAAAAAGTATTGCATTTTTTGTTTTTGCTTAGTATGATTCTTCTAACGCTTCAAACAAGCCAGGCCTTCCTCAGCCATAATCAGGTAGAACATGGCATATATTACGATGATTGTAATCAGATTTTCATGAAGCAAAGGCTGTTTGACACAAGCAAGTAAGAAAAATCTTAGTTTCATTTGATTGGAGGATATAATGACCCGTTACCGTAAAAATGCATGGCTCGCCGTTACTGCCTTCGTTTTAGGATTTTTGGCATTCCCTTACAGTTATTCAGAAGCCCATCAATCTTCCGAACAACATCTCTCTGCCGAGATGTGCGACCGCCTTAGCGGAATGGCCTCCGACAAAATGGACGGTATCCAATTATCCGTCGCCCAAGAATGCGATACACTCGAAGCCTCACACGATTGGGAACAACAATACGGCGGGTTGAACGAACACGAGATAATTGCAGGCATTGTGTACGAATAACTGCTGCATTTCCGGAACTGTGCAGTTTTATAGAATGCCGATACCTACTTTTTCAAACCAAAGCTTTTCAGACGACCTTCTATGTCGTCTGAAAATACTTTCTCCGACCCAACTAGGCATTTATATCCAACGTACAGGCATGAGGCTAACAAACCGGTTGGATCCGTACTGAAATATTGACCACTACTGTATATTTAAGGGTAGTCTGAAAATTTTCAGGCGACGGCGGATTCGCATTTGAAGTGCAACTTTCCATAACAGAAAAAGGCCAGTATGCGGTAGCATACGGCCTGTCCTGCAAGAAAGATTGCCATGAGCTACACACAACTGACCCAAGACGAACGATACCATATCCAATACCTGTCCCGCCACTGCACCATCGCCGAAATCGCCAAACAGCTCAACCGCCACAAAAGCACCATCAGCCGAGAAATCAAGCGGCACTGCATCCAAGGACAGCAATACAGCGCCGAAAAAGCACAGAAGCAAAGCCGGCTGACCAAACAGCACCGGCGAAAACCCTATAAGCTCGATTCGCAGCTGGTTCAACACATCGACACCCTTATCCGCCGCAAACTCAGTCCCGAACAAGTATGTGCCTACCTGCATAAACACCACGGGATCACACTCCATCACAGCACTATTTACCGCTACCTCCGCCAAGACAAAAGCAACGGCGGCACTTTGTGGCAACACCTCAGAATATGCAGCAAACCCTACCGCAAACGCTACGGCAGCACATGGACCAGAGGCAAAGTGCCCGACCGCGTCGGCATAGAGAACCGACCTGCTATCGTCGACCGGAAAACCCGCATCGGCGATTGGGAGGCCGACACCATCGTCGGCAAAAATCAGAAAAGCGCGTTATTGACCTTGGTCGAACGCACTACCCGCTACACCATCATCTGCAAATTAAAGAACTTAAAAGCCGAAGACACTGCCCGGGCGGCCATTAGGGTATTAAAGGCATATAAAGCCAGAGTCCACACCATCACCATGGATAACGGCAAAGAGTTCTACCAACACACCAAAATAGCCAAAGCCTTGAAGGCGAAAACCTATTTTTGCCGCCCTTACCATTCTTGGGAGAAAGGGCTGAATGAGAACACCAATGGACTCATCCGGCAATATTTCCCCAAACAAACCGATTTCCGAAACATCAGCGATCGGGAGATACGCAGGGTTCAAGATGAGTTGAACCACCGGCCGAGAAAAACACTTGGCTACGAAACGCCAAGTGTTTTATTCTTAAATCTGTTCCAACCACTGGTACCCTAGTGTTGCACTTGAAATCCGAATCCAAGGACCCTTAATGTCTAAAATTCTATAAACTTCCCGCCAATGCCCAATCAAAACTCAGTACAAACTGCCCTTCTCTAACAGAAACCCCATTTTTATAGTGGATTAAATTTAAATCAGGACAAGGCGACGAAGCCGCAGACAGTACAGCTAGTACGGCAAGGCGAGGCAACGCCGTACTGGTTTAAAGTTAATCCACTATACTTTACAATATCGCCCTTTACCTTTATTTCCAGCTTCCTTATGAACGAACACGTTTCCGTCCCATCCCCTGTCGGCGAAGACTACCTGCTCTTAGGTCAATACGCCGAACGCGCCTATCTCGAATACGCCATGAGCGTGGTCAAAGGCCGCGCGCTGCCTGAAGTTTCAGACGGCCAGAAGCCCGTGCAGCGGCGTATTTTGTTTGCCATGCGCGATATGGGTTTGACCGCGGGAGCGAAGCCGGTGAAATCGGCGCGCGTGGTCGGCGAGATTTTGGGTAAATACCACCCGCACGGCGACAGTTCTGCCTATGAGGCGATGGTACGGATGGCGCAGGATTTTACCTTGCGCTACCCCTTAATCGACGGCATCGGCAACTTCGGTTCGCGCGACGGTGACGGGGCGGCGGCGATGCGTTACACCGAAGCGCGGCTCACGCCGATTGCGGAATTACTGTTGTCCGAAATCAATCAGGGGACGGTGGATTTCGTGCCGAACTACGACGGTGCGTTTGACGAACCGCTGCATCTGCCCGCCCGCCTGCCTATGGTGCTGCTCAACGGTGCGTCGGGCATCGCGGTGGGCATGGCGACCGAAATTCCGTCGCACAATCTGAACGAAGTCACGCAGGCGGCGATTGCGCTGTTGAAAAAGCCGACGCTGGAAACCGCCGACCTGATGCAGTACATCCCCGCGCCTGATTTTGCCGGCGGTGGTCAAATCATCACGCCGGCAGACGAATTGCGCCGGATTTATGAAACCGGCAAGGGCAGCGTGCGCGTGCGTGCGCGTTATGAAATCGAAAAGCTGGCGCGCGGGCAATGGCGCGTGATCGTGACCGAACTGCCGCCGAACGCCAATTCCGCCAAAATCCTTGCTGAAATCGAAGAACAGACCAACCCGAAACCGAAAGCAGGTAAAAAGCAGCTCAACCAAGACCAGCTCAACACCAAAAAGCTGATGTTGGATTTAATCGACCGCGTGCGCGACGAGTCCGACGGCGAACATCCCGTGCGCCTTGTGTTCGAGCCGAAATCCAGCCGCATCGATACCGATACCTTCATCAACACGCTGATGGCGCAGACTTCGCTGGAAGGCAATGTGTCCATGAACTTGGTGATGATGGGGCTGGACAACCGTCCCGCGCAGAAAAACCTGAAAACGATTTTGCAGGAATGGCTGGATTTCCGCGTCGTTACTGTAACACGCCGTCTGAAATTCCGTTTGAACCAAGTGGAAAAACGGTTGCATATCCTTGAAGGTCGTCTGAAAGTCTTTCTGCACATTGATGAAGTGATTAAAGTCATCCGCGAATCAGACGACCCTAAAACCGATTTGATGGCGGCGTTCGGGCTGACCGAAATCCAAGCCGAAGACATTTTGGAAATCCGTCTGCGTCAGTTGGCACGTTTGGAAGGTTTCAAACTCGAAAAAGAATTGAACGAATTGCGCGAGGAACAAGGTCGTCTGAATATCCTTTTGGGCGACGAAAACGAAAAACGCAAGCTGATTATCAAAGAGATGCAGGCGGACATGAAGCAGTTCGGCGACGCGCGCCGCACGCTGGTGGAAGAAGCCGGACGCGCCGTGCTGACACAGACCACCGCCGACGAACCCATCACGCTGATTCTGTCGGAAAAAGGGTGGATACGCAGCCGTGCCGGGCACAACCTTGATTTGAGCCAAACCGCCTTCAAAGAAGGCGACCGCCTCAAACAAACCATTGAAGGCCGCACTGTTTTACCCGTCGTCATTCTCGACTCATTGGGCAGGACCTATACCCTCGATGCCGCCGAAATCCCCGGCGGACGCGGCGATGGAGTGCCGGTTTCATCGTTAATCGAGCTGCAAAACGGCGCCAAACCCGTCGCCATGCTTACCGGACAGCCCGAACAACACTACCTGCTCTCAGGCAGCGGCGGCTACGGCTTCATCGCCAAACTGGGCGATATGGTCGGGCGCGTGAAAGCGGGCAAAGTGGTGATGACTGTGGACAGTGGCGAAACCGTCCTGCTCCCGATTGCCGTCTATGCTTCCTCGCTCATCAACCCCGACTGCAAAATCGTACTGGCTAGCAGCGACCACCGCCTCTTGGCGTTCTCGATCGGCGAACTCAAAGTCATGCCTAAAGGACGCGGTTTGCAGTTGATGTCGCTGACCGACGGCGCGTCTTTGGAACACGTCCTCGTAACCACGGCTGCGGAATTCATCGTTGAAACCGTCGGCAAGCGCGGTGCGGCGCATCAGGAAAAATTGCGCATTTGCGACATCGAGGGCAAACGCGGCAAAAAAGGGAAGGTTTTGGACATCTCAGGTCGTCTGAAAACCTTATCCGCAGCTTCCGAATAAGCAACAGAGGAAACGATAACACATTGAAAACCTAGAAAACACGGTCGTTTTATGTTATGCTGACAAAATTAAAAAAATATTTACGACCGTCTGCGGAAATATTGCAGAACGATTTCAAAAACAGGTACTAATAATGATAAAAATAAACAAAAAGGGTTGCGGATATGAGTAAGTCCGGCTTTCAGGAACTGGGAAACCTGAGCGAGCGGATACCCGGTTTAATCAATATTGCCCGCATTGCCATCGTGCTGCCGCTGTTGGTCATGCATGCTTTCGGCGTTTACAGCAATGGCACCCATATCGGCATGTCATTCCCTCCCGTCGAATTTTACAGCTGGGCAGCGCTGTATTCTTTCCTCATCTTGTTATCCGTCGCCCGTCCGGACTGGCAATGGCAGACTTTGGATTTGCCCAATGCCAGCGCAGTCGTCGATATTTCGATGATGATGATACTGGTGTATATCGCCGGCGGAGTCGATTCGGGCTTCGGCATCCTTGTCCTTCCTTTCGTCGCGACGTCCTGCCTCCTCAGCTACGGACATTACCCCATGCTGTACGCAGGCTACGCGTCCATGCTGTTCTTCTTCAATCTGCTGCTCGACGGCAGCATCCGCCTGCATCCGTTTGATTGGGATACGCAGCCCCTGATTACTACGGTCCTGCTCTGCGGCGCGTGTTACCTCGTTGCCATGCTGACTTCGTTCGCCGCCCGCTATCTGGAGCAGGCGACTGAATCCGCCAGCCGCCATCAGCTTGCCTACCGCCGCATCAGCGGGTTGAACCGCCTCGTTCTCAACCGCGTGCAGGAAGCCGTTATCGTTATCGACAGCACCCAGCGCGTCTGGCTTTTCAACAAACAGGCAAAAACCTATTTCCCCGGTTTGGTGGTTGACCAGCAGGAAGTCGTGTTCGGCGAATTGGTTACACGCTGGCAATATCACCCCGACAAACCGTTTGAAACCGATATCCACATCTTCCAACACGCCATGCACGTCCGCGCCGTCCCGCTGATTCAGGAACAGACGGAACTGCTCATGCTGTATGTCCGTTCGCTGCGTGAAGTCGCGGCAGAGGCCATGTCCACCAAGCTCACCTCGCTCGGACAGCTTACCGCGAACCTTGCCCACGAAATCCGCAACCCGATGTCCGCCATTCGTCACGCCAGCGATTTGCTGCAAGAAAGTGATGACGATGCCGAACCCGATCCCGTTAAAGCCAAGCTTTGCGGCATCATCGACAGCAACATCCAACGCATCGACAAAATGTTGGAAGACATCTCCCTGCTCAACAAACGCGACAACATCAGCCGCGAGCCGATCAACCTGATGA is a genomic window containing:
- a CDS encoding sensor histidine kinase, whose protein sequence is MSKSGFQELGNLSERIPGLINIARIAIVLPLLVMHAFGVYSNGTHIGMSFPPVEFYSWAALYSFLILLSVARPDWQWQTLDLPNASAVVDISMMMILVYIAGGVDSGFGILVLPFVATSCLLSYGHYPMLYAGYASMLFFFNLLLDGSIRLHPFDWDTQPLITTVLLCGACYLVAMLTSFAARYLEQATESASRHQLAYRRISGLNRLVLNRVQEAVIVIDSTQRVWLFNKQAKTYFPGLVVDQQEVVFGELVTRWQYHPDKPFETDIHIFQHAMHVRAVPLIQEQTELLMLYVRSLREVAAEAMSTKLTSLGQLTANLAHEIRNPMSAIRHASDLLQESDDDAEPDPVKAKLCGIIDSNIQRIDKMLEDISLLNKRDNISREPINLMKFWLDFKQEFTLNNSEAIGCLRMNMDGNNLTVLADVMHIQQIMWNLCNNAWRHSRQDENAITVLIRPSGRMHISIVVADNGKGISPEVRNHLFEPFYTTEKQGTGLGLYVARELAHANMGQLHYHPEMNGFELILPREHNE
- a CDS encoding IS30 family transposase — protein: MSYTQLTQDERYHIQYLSRHCTIAEIAKQLNRHKSTISREIKRHCIQGQQYSAEKAQKQSRLTKQHRRKPYKLDSQLVQHIDTLIRRKLSPEQVCAYLHKHHGITLHHSTIYRYLRQDKSNGGTLWQHLRICSKPYRKRYGSTWTRGKVPDRVGIENRPAIVDRKTRIGDWEADTIVGKNQKSALLTLVERTTRYTIICKLKNLKAEDTARAAIRVLKAYKARVHTITMDNGKEFYQHTKIAKALKAKTYFCRPYHSWEKGLNENTNGLIRQYFPKQTDFRNISDREIRRVQDELNHRPRKTLGYETPSVLFLNLFQPLVP
- the parC gene encoding DNA topoisomerase IV subunit A, coding for MNEHVSVPSPVGEDYLLLGQYAERAYLEYAMSVVKGRALPEVSDGQKPVQRRILFAMRDMGLTAGAKPVKSARVVGEILGKYHPHGDSSAYEAMVRMAQDFTLRYPLIDGIGNFGSRDGDGAAAMRYTEARLTPIAELLLSEINQGTVDFVPNYDGAFDEPLHLPARLPMVLLNGASGIAVGMATEIPSHNLNEVTQAAIALLKKPTLETADLMQYIPAPDFAGGGQIITPADELRRIYETGKGSVRVRARYEIEKLARGQWRVIVTELPPNANSAKILAEIEEQTNPKPKAGKKQLNQDQLNTKKLMLDLIDRVRDESDGEHPVRLVFEPKSSRIDTDTFINTLMAQTSLEGNVSMNLVMMGLDNRPAQKNLKTILQEWLDFRVVTVTRRLKFRLNQVEKRLHILEGRLKVFLHIDEVIKVIRESDDPKTDLMAAFGLTEIQAEDILEIRLRQLARLEGFKLEKELNELREEQGRLNILLGDENEKRKLIIKEMQADMKQFGDARRTLVEEAGRAVLTQTTADEPITLILSEKGWIRSRAGHNLDLSQTAFKEGDRLKQTIEGRTVLPVVILDSLGRTYTLDAAEIPGGRGDGVPVSSLIELQNGAKPVAMLTGQPEQHYLLSGSGGYGFIAKLGDMVGRVKAGKVVMTVDSGETVLLPIAVYASSLINPDCKIVLASSDHRLLAFSIGELKVMPKGRGLQLMSLTDGASLEHVLVTTAAEFIVETVGKRGAAHQEKLRICDIEGKRGKKGKVLDISGRLKTLSAASE
- a CDS encoding S24 family peptidase; amino-acid sequence: MDTFKDRLVFLWKDEARQAKIAADIDMTIAGFSRIWNEGGLPKSETLKKIKQLKGCSIDWLLTGEGSPFPNVQVPSSTAVAYDTLGNPVDIDEFVFVPRYDIQAAAGHGRLVGDEKPVFTMAFRRYWVENYVTRDTKNLSVISVKGDSMEGVLNDGDTILINHAETAPKDGLYVLRLNENLLVKRLQLMPGGVVNVISANEAYPTFEIDLNNLTDDVAIIGRVEWFGRNI